The genomic DNA GAGGACATCCAGGACGTGATCCGCTCCGCCGTCGGCGGCATGAACGTCTCCTGGACGGTGGAAGGGCTCGAGCGTTACCCGATCAACGTGCGCTACCCGCGGGAGCTGCGAGACTCCCCGGAGGCGCTGCAAGAGATCCTCATCGCGACCCCGAGCGGCGGCCAGATCCCGCTCGAGCAGGTGGCGCGCCTTGCAGTGCGGGACGGGCCACCGGGCATCAAGTCCGAGGGCGCACGGCCCAACGCCTGGATTTATGTGGACCTCCAGGGCGTCGATGTCGGCTCGTGGGTAGAGCGGGCGAAGGAAGAAGTCGCCGCCCGGGTCGACCTGCCGCCGGGTTACACGGTGTTCTGGTCCGGCCAGTACGAGTACATGGAGCGCGCCCGGGCGCGTCTCGCGTTGATCGTGCCGGTCACCCTGCTGCTGATTCTGCTGATCCTCTACCTCCACACCCGGTCGGTGACGAAAACGGCCATCGTGCTCACCGCCATCCCCTTCTCCCTCGTCGGGTCCGTCTGGCTGCTGGCGGGACTGGGCTACAACTGGTCCGTGGCGGTGATCGTCGGCATGATCGCCCTGGCGGGGCTGGCGGTGGAAAATGGCGTGGTGATGCTCCTCTACCTCGACCTCGCCTACGACACCTGGCGCGAGGAAGGTCGCATGGCGACCTACACCGACCTGCGCGAAGCGGTCGACCACGGCGCGGTGCAGCGCATCCGCCCCAAGCTGATGACCGTCGCCGCCACCTTCTTTTCGCTGGTGCCGATCCTGTGGGCCACCGGCACCGGCTCCGACGTCATGCGCCGCATCGCCGCCCCGATGGTCGGCGGCGTCTTCACCTCCTTCGTGGCCATCCTCGTCGTCTTCCCGGCGATCTACTTCATCTGGCGCGGGCAGGGACTCGAGAAAGACAGAAGGGACCATCGGGCGGGCAAGACCTCTGAGGAGACTTGAGGGACATCGCGGAACTAGCTGTCCGTCGAGATGACATAGTCCTCACGCTGCAACGCCGACCCGGCTAGCCACCCAACCCGAGGAGAAAGACATCGTGGCACCATCGAAAATCCGCCGGAGGATCAAAATCGGATGTTCCGCTCTGGTGTTGTTCGTACTCGCAGTCCTCGCGGTGGGATGGATGCGGGCGAACCATCTCGACCGGCAGGCCCAGAAGCGATGGCGGCAGGTACTGGACAACCGGACCTTCCTTGAGGCATACCCCCCCGTTGACATCAATGACACCGCGCTACGGCTCGTGACCCTGGCGGCGCCCCTCGGTATCGACTTGGCGCCTCCAGAGGCCGACATCTCGCCAACGGTTTCCGAGGAAAAGCGTGAAGTTTTCAAGGCGCTCAACGAGAGCTGGAGGCCGTGGCTCGCAGAGCTGCGAAAGTACGAAGGTGAGAATCGGCCGCCGCTATCGCAGGAGGTCGAAGCATTCCTTGCTCAGCACGAGGACGCCCTCGATGAACTGATCAGAACACTGAACTCGACTTCGCCACCACAGTGGAAAAGGGACATTCGGAATGGCTTTTCCTCCAAGCTCCCGAATCTGCTCGGTATCCTCTATCTACAGCGCGTATTGATGTTCGAGGCTCTACAACGGGCCGAGGCCTTCGAAGATCCCAGTCCGGTCCTCGAGGCGAGTTGGCGCCTTAGGTCGAACTTGCATGAGTCCCCGTACCTGATCGAAGCGCTGATCGATATTGCGAACCTACACATGCAGATGATGGCGCTGCGCGGAAGCTGCATGGCAGATTCTCGATGGACTGACCGGCTCGAGGCCACGGACCTGAGGCGACGGGTATTGATCGGCTTTCACCACGAGTCGTGGGTCGCTTGGTGGTCCTCCCACCTGGAGCAGCCTCTCGGCGACGAGCAACTACCGGGTTGGGCAAAGCCGATGAATCGAATTGGCCTCCGGGACTTCGCGCGCCGTTTCTCGAGAACCGTCGAGGATCTTCCAGGCCAAGCCCCTCTGACGTTCCACTCTCAAGACTTCTTCGAGTCTCACTACCAAGCGATTCCTCGCTGGCAAGTCATCACCCGACTCTTCTACCCGAACTTCTTCGATTCTTGGACCAAGGCGATTCGGGCGGAACTCGACGCCGATCTGACCGCAAGAATCCTCCGGGTCCGCGCCAATCCACCCCGAGCGCTGGACGTCCGATCACCGAGGTGGACTGAACCGTCGCGGGTCGAGGGTCTCAACTGGATCTATGAGCGCGACACCGACAGTCTGACGATTCACCTCGACGGTCAACTTGCCGAGAGCCTCGACGAGACGTTGTCACTACGATTCGAGATCTTCCAAAGCGGAAACGAGTGGAGCTGTCCTCCAACTGGACTGCCCGATGCCACGAACTGAAGGTGCCGCTCACTGAAGGTGCCAGGGGAATGGCGGTAACACCGCGTTTCTCGCTGAAGGTGCCGCTCACTGAAGGTGCCAGGGGAATGGCGGTAACACCGCGTTTCTCACTGAAGGTGCCAGGGGAATGGCGGAAACACTGCCTCGCTGAAGGTGCCAGGGGAATGGCGGTAACACCGCGTTTCTCGCTGAAGGTGCTGCCCACTGAAGGTGCCAGGGGAATGGCGGTAACACCACTCACTGAAGGTGCCAGGGGAATGGCGGTAACACTGCCTCGCTGAAGGTGCCAGGGGAATGGCGGAAACACCGCGTTTCTGGAAGTCACCGGGTAGAGAAAATCTCCGAGGTGATCTGGGGGATGTGGCGAAAGTGGCTGTCGGTCGACACCACATAACCTGCCCACTGCATCGCTGAGGCAGCGATCCAAAGGTCGTTGGTCGGAATTGGACGACCCGCGGCTCGCAGACTGCTGACGATCTCGCCGTATCGATCTGCCGTCTCTTCATCCAGCGGAATCACCCGAACGCGAGGAGAAGCCAGAAACTGTTCGAGCAATTTCTCGTTCTTGGGACGTTGGCTTCCTTTCCGAAAACCTGCGCGCAATTCGCCCAACACTACGGGGATCACTAAGATCTCTGCGACCCGCTGCAGAACAGCTCGGATCTCTCCATGACCGCGAAGGAACGCCGAGTAGGCAGAGGTATCGAGGACGATACGCCTCAATCCCAGATCTCCGGATCGATTTGGCGTTGGTCGGCAAGATCGCTGTCGAACTCCGCCGCCTCGGCCTCAGACCAAGCGCGGAATCCAAATGGTGCCAGGGGAATGTGCCGAATCCAAAAGGTGCCGGATCCAAAAGGTGCCAGGGGAATGTGCAAGAGGCCTCGGCGGTGGGTGTCAGGCGATTGTCAAGCTGGAATGCTTGAGGAATCTACTGAGCCCGCAAACGCCCGGCCAGCAGCGAAAAGCGATCCTTCAGATCGGCATTCTTGACCGCCACCGCCAGGGCTCGCGGATCCCCTACCAGGATCGCCAGCTTTTTGGCACGGGTGAGGGCGGTGTAGAGGAGGTTTCGCCGCAGCATCACCCAGTGACCAGTGGTGAGCGGCAGGACGACGCAAGGATATTCACTGCCCTGGGACTTGTGGATCGAGCAGGCGTAGGCCGGTGCCAGTTCGTCAAGGGTGCTGAATTCGTGCTGTACTGCCTGGCCGTCGAAGGAGACGGCGACCTTCTGGTTCTCCTCATCGATCGCCAGCACCCGGCCGAGGTCCCCGTTGAAGACCCCGAGGTCGTAGTTGTTGCGGATTTGCATCACCTTGTCGCCGACGCGAAAGATCCTGCCGGCGCGGGAAACTTCGACACCTGATGGATTGAGCTGGGCGCGCAGGGCGTTGTTGAGGTTCTCGGTGCCGAGCGGCCCGCGATTCATCGGGGTGAGTACCTGCACCTCTTCCACCGGGTCCACACCGAAGCTCTGGGGGATACGCTGCGACACCAGATAGGCGATGGTCGCGATCAGCTCTTCCGGCTCTTTGCGCTCGATGAAGAAGAAATCGGCGGCCTTCGCTGCGCTCTCGGCGCGCGGTGGCTTGAGCAGCGGCATCTCGCCGGCGTTCACCCGGTGGGCATTGACCACGATCAAGCTCTGCTCTGCTTGACGGAAAATCTCCGTCAAGCGCACGACCTCGATGCGCCCGCAGGCGATCAGGTCCGCCAGCACCTTGCCCGGGCCGACGGACGGGAGCTGATCGACATCCCCCACCAGCACCAGGCGCCCGCGGTCCGGTAGCGCCTTGACGATGCTGTGTGCCAGGTGAATGTCCAGCATCGAAGCTTCGTCGACGATCAATAGGTCCGCCGCCAGCGGATTCTCCGGTCCGCGCTCGAAGCCGCGCGTCTGCGGGTTGAACTCCAGCATGCGGTGGACGGTGGTAGCCTCCATGCCGGTAGCCTCGGAGAGCCGCTTCGCCGCCCGGCCGGTGGGAGCGGCCAGCAAGATGCGCTGTCGTTTGGCGGCCAGCACCTTGACGATGCCGCGCACCAGGGTGGTCTTGCCGGTTCCCGGCCCGCCGGTGATGACCAGCGCCTTCTCCGTCAGGCCGCGGCGGATCGCCTCCCGCTGTTGCGGCGCCAGGTCGATGCGCTCGCGCCCGGCGAACCACTGCAGGGCTTTTTCGACATTGATGGCGGTATCCCGAGGCGGTGTTTTCAAGAGCACCCGAAGGCGCTCGGCTACCCCCGTTTCGGCCACGTGGAGCGCCTTTAGGTAGGCCGCCGCCTCGTCGACCGGCCGCTCTTCGACGACCGCTTCGCCGGTGCTTTCGAGTTCGGCGAGGGCGGCGACCAGATTGCTCTCCGGCACGTCCAGCAGGTCGATTCCGCCGTCCAACAGCCGCTTTCTCGGCAAGTAGACATGTCCCTGATCCGCCGCCGTGGCGAGCTGATGGAGCAACCCGGCCCTGGCTCGCTGCGGTGAATCCGGCGGCAGGCCGAGAGAGGCAGCAATGCGGTCGGCACTTTTGAAGCCGATTCCCCAGACCTCCGCCGACAGGCGGTACGGATCCTCCCGCACAATTCCCATCGCCTCGCCGCCGTAGGTCTTGTAGATCTTGATCGCGTGGTGGGTGGCGACGTCATGGGACTGCAGGAAGATCATCAGATCTTTGATCTCCCGCTGCTCCACCCAGGTCTCCCGGATGCGCTGCACCCGGGTGCGCCCGATGCCGGGAACCTCGGTCAATCGCTCCGGCTTGTTCTCGATGACGTCCAGAGTCTTCAAGCCGAAATGCGCCACCAAACGCTTCGCCATGACCTTGCCGATGCCCGGCACCAAGCCGGAGCCGAGATACTTCTCGATGCCCGCCAAGGTGCTCGGCGTCAGCGTCAGGTAGGAGGTCACCTGAAACTGCCGCCCGAACTTCGGATCCTGGATCCAGCTTCCCTCGAGGCGCAAATTCTCCCCCACCTGCACACCGAGGAGATTGCCGACGGCAGTGGCCTCGCCGCCGGGATCGAGGCTCAGGCGCACCACGCTCCAGGCGTTCTCCGGGTTGGAGTAGACGACCTTTTCGAGGACGCCTTCGAGTTGTGAGGGAGCAGAATCCATGAGGTTTGGGCGGTAGCGCGCCGAGAATCCGTCGATGCTCGGTGCGAAGGCAAAAATCTTATCTCGACGGACGCCTCGCGGTGTGCCAATATGGCCGGCCTATGGCTCGCAAACCCTCTGTTCTGATCATTGACGACGAAACCGGCTCCCGGGAATCGATGGCCATCGCGCTTGAGAAGGCGGACTTCGAAGTCCGCACCTTCGACGATGCGCGCAACGCTCTGAAGTTCATCGCCGAAGATCCGACTCGGGCACAAGTCGCCGTGTGCGATCTCAAGATGCCCAACATGGACGGCCTCGAATTTCTCGCCGCGGTGCGGGAGGAAAAGCACCCCCTCGCCGTGATTCTGGTCACCGCCTTCGGCAGTATCGACTCCGCCGTCGAGGCGATGCGCGTCGGGGCGGACGACTACCTACCCAAGCCCGTCGACCTCTACGAACTGCGCACCCGCGTCTCCAACCTGGTCGAAAAGGAGCGCCTGCGCGAAGAGGTGACCAGCCTGCGGGAACAGCTCGACAAACGCTTTGGCTTCGAGAACATCATCGGCAAAGCACCGGCGATGGAAACGCTGTTCGAGAAGATGCGGATGGTCGCCCCGACCCGCGCCAGCGTGCTGGTGATCGGCGAGAGCGGTACCGGCAAGGAACTGGTGGCCAACGCCCTGCACCACGCCAGTCCGCGCAAAAGCGAACGATTTCTGGCGATCAACTGTGGCGCCATCCCGAGCGACATCCTCGAAAGCGAACTCTTCGGCCACGAGAAAGGGGCCTTCACCGGCGCCGTGTCGCGCAAGATTGGGAAATTCGAGCTGGCCCATCGCGGAACTCTGTTCCTGGACGAGATCAGCGAACTGTACCCGGAACTGCAAGTCAAACTGCTGCGGGTACTCGAAGAGCGGCAGGTGATGCGGGTGGGCGGTGCCGACCTCCTGGACGTGGATTTTCGCCTGGTGGCAGCGACCAACCGGGACCTCGAGGAAGAGGTGGAGAAAGGGCGCTTCCGGGAAGACCTGTACTACCGTTTGAAGGTCGTCACTCTGGAAATCCCGTCGCTGCGCGAGCGGCCGAGCGACATTCCGCTACTGGCGGACTTCTTCCTCAAGCAATATTGCGACGAGCAGGGCAAAGAGCCCAGGGCCTTGAGCCCCGAGGCTCAGGAAGTGTTCAGCCGCTTTCCTTGGCCGGGAAACGTGCGCGAGCTGCGCAACCGAGTGGAATCGATCGTCGTGTTTCACCAGGGCGAGGAGATCACTTTGCAAGATCTGCCCGCCGACATGCGGGATTCGGCCACCGTGTCGTCCGCCGGAGCGCCGGTGCAGCCGGTCACCGCCGAGCCGCGCACCATGGCCGAGATCGAACGGCAGGCGATTCTCGAAACCCTGCAGCGCACCGAGGGCCACCGCGCCAAAGCCGCCGATCTGCTCGACATCGGATTGCGCACGCTACAGCGCAAACTCAAAGACTACAAAGAGCAGGGATACGTGGAGGATTGATCGATGGAACTGCCGTCAGAAGTCTTGATCCACAACGCGCAGCTCGGCCTCCAAGGTAGCGTCGGAACGCTGCTGCAAATTCAGGCACTGGGGTACTACGAGGTCAACGTCTCGTTCGGGGAACGGACCCACCGAGTGCTGCTGCCGGTGTCGGACACGGTGATCATCGCCAAGGAACCGGAACAAGACCCAGGCACCCCCGCCGAGGACCTCGAAATCGAGCGCTAGCAGTGGGTGCTAGCAGTGGGTGCCAGGGGAATGTTCGAATCATCGAGGGACTGGTAGCAGCGGGTGCCAGGGGAATGTTCACAGCACCGACTCAGCCACCCGGCCAAACAAATCCACGTCCGCTAAGATCAACCTTCGCCAGGCTACGTCGAGGCTCTCCACTCGGTCCTGTCTCTGCCCGATGGCCTGAGTTCTCTCCTCCCAGATCATGAAACCCCGCAACGTCATCGTCATGCCGGCGTACAACGCCGCTCCAACCCTCGAGCGCATCGTCGCGAGTATCCCGGAAGGGGTTGCGGACGAGATCATCGTGGTCGACGACGCTTCGACGGACGAGACACGTGAAATCGCCCGACGACTCCCGGTGACGCTGGTCGAGCACTCGGAGAACCGAGGGTACGGCGCCAACCAGAAGACTTGCTACCGCCTGGCCCTGGAGCGGGGCGCTTCCTACATCGTAATGCTCCATCCGGACGATCAGTACGACGCCCGAATGACGCCGGCAGCCCTCGATGTCCTGTCCCACGACATCTGCGATGTGGTGCTCGGCAACCGGATTCGCACCCGCCGAGAGGCACTGGGTGGCGGTATGCCATTGGTCAAGTACCTGGCCAACCGGGGGCTGACCTTCATCGAGAACATCCTCTCAGGCCAGAATCTCGGCGAGTGGCACAGTGGCTTCCGCGCCTATCGGCGGAGCGTCCTTGAGACGATTCCATTCGACGAGAACGACGACGGATTTGCCTTCGACTCGCAGTTTCTCGTCCAGTCTGTACAGTTCGGCTTTCGGATCGGAGACGTGCCGGTCCCGGTCCGCTACTTCTCGGAGGCGAGCACCATCGGTCTCGCTGCAGCCACCGGCTATGCCCTCCGAACGGGCTTGGTTTTCGGTGAGTGGTACCTCCACCGATTGGGCCTGCGTCGAAGCCCACGACTCTCACCAAAGCCCGCCGGCACCGCGGGAGCAGATCCTCGATCGGAAAGTGGCGCGTGAGTCGGGCCACGGAGAACCCTGAATCAGGGGTCGTAGCGGAGGAATGGGTGAATGGCTGGCGGTGGTTCGCGCTCTTGCTGTGTGGAGCAGCGATTCTCTTCACCGTCGGCATCAACTGGGGTTTGCCCTCCTGGAACGGCTGGGCGGCGGATGAGCTGCATCCCCGGTCCTGGGAACGAGCGGTCACGCCGGAAACCCACGCCGGATGGCACGCCCGCTATCCTCCACTGCACTTCACGATTCTCAACACATTGGCGAAGCCCGTTCGCTGGGCAATGTCCGAAGAGGGGCCGATACCGAAGGATTCTTGGCATCAGAATCTCTGGCTGACGATGGCGGCGCGTGTTCTCAGTGTGCTGATGGCCCTGTCCACTCTGGTGGTTCTTTTCTTCATTGGCAACTACCTGGTCGCCGGCAGAATTCGGCCACCGACCACTACGGGTCTATTCGCCGCGCTGATCATGGCCCTGACCGCGCCCTACGTGTACTACGCCAAGATGGCGAACCTGGAGTCTCCCTACCTTTTGTGGTTCGCCTGCTCCTTGCTCTTCTACCTCCGGCTGCTCAATCGGCCGCGCTTGCGCGACGCGATCTTCTTCGGTCTAGCAGCGGCGGCGACGGTCGCCACCAAGGACCAGGCCTATGCGCTCTACGCGCTGGCCCCGATGCCCGTTCTGCTGTCGCTGGCCCGCCAACAAGACGCCAACTCCATCTTCAGTCGCCTCGCGAGGGCGACGGTGGATCGCCGGTTCATGGCCGCGGGCATTTCGGCCGCCTTCGGGTACGCCGTCTTCCAGAACCTGATCTTCAACTGGGTGCGGTTCTCACATCACGTAGATCTCCTTCTCGGTCCAATGAGCAGCCCATACCGGGAATACGGCCATGGAGTGACCGATCAGCTTCTATTGGCGAAGGCCTTCGTGCAGCAGACCGTTTTCGCTCTCAATCCTTTGCTTTTCATCATCTGCGTGATCGGCATCCTATGGACACTCCGGCGGGCTCGAAGGACCACCGAGCGCGGCACCACGAGGAGGTGCCAGGGACTTGGTGCTCGGCGTGAAGCTCGGCTTCTGGGAGGAGCCCTCGTCCTCGCTGTCTCGTACTACATCACGCTGATCGCGGTGATTGGATTCACTTTCGATCGCTATGTGCTGCCGGTCACCCTCATCCTCTCCCTCGCAGGTGCCAGGTGCTTTGCGCTATGGCTCGAAAGAAGTCAGCACCAGAAAGCGAGTCGCACCCTTTCTGCGGCATCGATGATTGTGGTCTTGGGAGTTTCTCTGCTCTACGCCGCCTCGGTGGACACCCGGATGGTCGCCGATGGCCGCTACGCGATCGAGGACTGGGTGTCTTCTCGGGCTCCGCGCGCAGAGGTGCTCGCCATCGGACGAACCAAGCACGTTCCACGGTTCCAACGCCTACCCTGGAGCAAGATCTACCGCACCGATGGCGGAATTCTCGACCGGGCACGCCCCCGGTTTGTCGCCATCAATATCACCGACCTGCGCGCCCCTAGAGAGCGGGCTTTCGTCGAGCGCATGGATCGAGGCGAGTTGGGATATGTGCGCGCTCTGACGCACCAGGGCCGCCCCCTCTTCAACCTCCTCTACTTTGGAGACCTCTACTTCGGAGATGTCGGAACAAGCCAACGGTTCGTCAATCCCGAGATCGCCGTTTGGGAGAGATTGCCCTAGCCAGGTCTAAGGAGAGCCGGAGGGAAGCAGCCGGCCGGAAACTCCACCCGATCGACCCCCTGTCTCAGGAGGGATACGGCTTCGCGGTAGGCACCCAAGAACTCCCGGTAAATAGCCAACCAGTGGATTCTTACTTCTTTGGTCGCACAATGAAACATCGGAGCAGGGGACTTCGCGCTTTCGACAGGACGATGATGAGGATGCCGCCGGCAGATCCGCCTTGCGCCCAAAGCCTTCTGCATTCCGGAATTCTTCCGAGCCTTTGCGGCTGCGTCTTCGACCCCTTCGACCAGATTCCGAATGCGATCGCAATAGACCTCTGGGGAGAGAGAACTCCAGCAGGGAAGGGGCGAGAACACGACTTCTTCCGCTTGCTCAGTCTCATTCGAAGAAGCAGATATACCCTGGCGCTGGGCACGA from Acidobacteriota bacterium includes the following:
- a CDS encoding type II toxin-antitoxin system VapC family toxin, with amino-acid sequence MRRIVLDTSAYSAFLRGHGEIRAVLQRVAEILVIPVVLGELRAGFRKGSQRPKNEKLLEQFLASPRVRVIPLDEETADRYGEIVSSLRAAGRPIPTNDLWIAASAMQWAGYVVSTDSHFRHIPQITSEIFSTR
- a CDS encoding ATP-dependent RecD-like DNA helicase, producing MDSAPSQLEGVLEKVVYSNPENAWSVVRLSLDPGGEATAVGNLLGVQVGENLRLEGSWIQDPKFGRQFQVTSYLTLTPSTLAGIEKYLGSGLVPGIGKVMAKRLVAHFGLKTLDVIENKPERLTEVPGIGRTRVQRIRETWVEQREIKDLMIFLQSHDVATHHAIKIYKTYGGEAMGIVREDPYRLSAEVWGIGFKSADRIAASLGLPPDSPQRARAGLLHQLATAADQGHVYLPRKRLLDGGIDLLDVPESNLVAALAELESTGEAVVEERPVDEAAAYLKALHVAETGVAERLRVLLKTPPRDTAINVEKALQWFAGRERIDLAPQQREAIRRGLTEKALVITGGPGTGKTTLVRGIVKVLAAKRQRILLAAPTGRAAKRLSEATGMEATTVHRMLEFNPQTRGFERGPENPLAADLLIVDEASMLDIHLAHSIVKALPDRGRLVLVGDVDQLPSVGPGKVLADLIACGRIEVVRLTEIFRQAEQSLIVVNAHRVNAGEMPLLKPPRAESAAKAADFFFIERKEPEELIATIAYLVSQRIPQSFGVDPVEEVQVLTPMNRGPLGTENLNNALRAQLNPSGVEVSRAGRIFRVGDKVMQIRNNYDLGVFNGDLGRVLAIDEENQKVAVSFDGQAVQHEFSTLDELAPAYACSIHKSQGSEYPCVVLPLTTGHWVMLRRNLLYTALTRAKKLAILVGDPRALAVAVKNADLKDRFSLLAGRLRAQ
- a CDS encoding sigma-54 dependent transcriptional regulator — protein: MARKPSVLIIDDETGSRESMAIALEKADFEVRTFDDARNALKFIAEDPTRAQVAVCDLKMPNMDGLEFLAAVREEKHPLAVILVTAFGSIDSAVEAMRVGADDYLPKPVDLYELRTRVSNLVEKERLREEVTSLREQLDKRFGFENIIGKAPAMETLFEKMRMVAPTRASVLVIGESGTGKELVANALHHASPRKSERFLAINCGAIPSDILESELFGHEKGAFTGAVSRKIGKFELAHRGTLFLDEISELYPELQVKLLRVLEERQVMRVGGADLLDVDFRLVAATNRDLEEEVEKGRFREDLYYRLKVVTLEIPSLRERPSDIPLLADFFLKQYCDEQGKEPRALSPEAQEVFSRFPWPGNVRELRNRVESIVVFHQGEEITLQDLPADMRDSATVSSAGAPVQPVTAEPRTMAEIERQAILETLQRTEGHRAKAADLLDIGLRTLQRKLKDYKEQGYVED
- a CDS encoding glycosyltransferase family 2 protein, with the translated sequence MKPRNVIVMPAYNAAPTLERIVASIPEGVADEIIVVDDASTDETREIARRLPVTLVEHSENRGYGANQKTCYRLALERGASYIVMLHPDDQYDARMTPAALDVLSHDICDVVLGNRIRTRREALGGGMPLVKYLANRGLTFIENILSGQNLGEWHSGFRAYRRSVLETIPFDENDDGFAFDSQFLVQSVQFGFRIGDVPVPVRYFSEASTIGLAAATGYALRTGLVFGEWYLHRLGLRRSPRLSPKPAGTAGADPRSESGA
- a CDS encoding transposase, producing the protein MIGRAQRNHAVDIHAAVILSNHYHLLISVQTALQLASFMREVNSNLAKEAGRLYGWRDRFWGRRYRATLVSEETEAQVDRMRYVLAQGCKENLVESPLDWPGVSCVRALLEGRNLKGIWVDRTRRYRAQRQGISASSNETEQAEEVVFSPLPCWSSLSPEVYCDRIRNLVEGVEDAAAKARKNSGMQKALGARRICRRHPHHRPVESAKSPAPMFHCATKEVRIHWLAIYREFLGAYREAVSLLRQGVDRVEFPAGCFPPALLRPG